The Prunus persica cultivar Lovell chromosome G7, Prunus_persica_NCBIv2, whole genome shotgun sequence genome has a segment encoding these proteins:
- the LOC18770812 gene encoding probable galactinol--sucrose galactosyltransferase 6 isoform X2 → MTIKPAVRISERKLIVKDRTILTGVPDNVVATSGSSSGPVEGVFLGAAFEGDNSRHVIPLGTFHDVRFLACFRFKLWWMAQKMGDQGRDIPLETQFLLVETKDGSHLESDDGDEENQIVYTVFLPLIQGSFRACLQGNAQDELELCLESGDADTKASSFSHSLFIHAGTDPFATITEAIRAVKVHLQTFRQRHEKKLPGIVDYFGWCTWDAFYQEVTQEGVEAGLESLAAGGTPPKFVIIDDGWQSVGGDEQQGLLRLTGIKENSKFQKKDDPTVGIKNIVNIAKQKHGLKYVYVWHAITGYWGGVLPGIKEMEEYGSLMKYPNVSKGIVENEPTWKTDVMAVQGLGLVDPKSVYKFYNELHSYLSSAGVDGVKVDVQCILETLGAGVGGRVELTRQYHQALDASVARNFPDNGIIACMSHNTDALYCSKQTAVVRASDDFYPHDPVSHTIHIAAVAYNSVFLGEFMLPDWDMFHSLHPAAEYHASARAISGGPIYVSDAPGKHNFELLRKLVLPDGSVLRARLPGRPTRDCLFSDPARDGVSLLKIWNMNKYTGVLGVYNCQGAAWSTTERKNAFHETKSEAITGFIRGRDVHLIAEAAVEADWRGDCAVYSHRTGDLVTLPYNASLPISLRVLEHEIFTVTPIRVLGSGINFAPLGLVDMYNAGGAIEGLRYEENGTNGLVRLEVKGCGRFGAYSSAKPRRCCVGCNVVNFDYNSSSGLVRLSLDHLPEEEEGQKVHVVEIEL, encoded by the exons atgaCCATCAAACCGGCGGTTCGCATCTCGGAGCGGAAGCTGATAGTCAAGGACCGGACGATTCTGACGGGAGTACCGGACAATGTGGTCGCCACCTCCGGTTCGTCTTCCGGTCCTGTCGAGGGGGTCTTCCTCGGCGCGGCTTTCGAGGGGGACAACAGCAGGCACGTGATTCCCTTAGGAACTTTTCACGACGTCCGCTTCTTGGCGTGCTTCCGGTTCAAGTTATGGTGGATGGCCCAGAAAATGGGCGATCAAGGAAGAGATATCCCGCTCGAGACTCAATTCCTATTGGTGGAGACCAAGGACGGGTCCCACCTCGAATCCGACGACGGAGACGAAGAGAATCAGATCGTCTACACCGTGTTCCTCCCCCTTATCCAAGGCTCTTTCAGAGCTTGCTTGCAAGGCAACGCACAGGACGAGCTCGAGCTCTGTCTGGAGAGCGGCGACGCTGACACCAAAGCGTCGTCGTTTTCGCACTCGCTATTTATCCACGCCGGGACGGACCCGTTCGCTACAATTACTGAAGCAATCAGGGCCGTTAAAGTTCACTTGCAGACGTTTCGTCAACGGCACGAGAAGAAACTCCCCGGAATCGTTGACTATTTCGGATGGTGCACCTGGGACGCGTTTTACCAGGAGGTGACTCAGGAAGGCGTTGAGGCTGGGCTTGAGTCCTTAGCCGCCGGTGGCACCCCGCCGAAATTCGTTATCATCGACGACGGCTGGCAATCCGTTGGCGGCGACGAACAGCAGGGGTTGCTTAGGTTGACTGGGatcaaagaaaattcaaagtttcAAAAGAAGGACGATCCGACGGTGGGGATTAAGAACATTGTGAACATAGCGAAGCAAAAGCACGGGTTGAAGTACGTGTACGTGTGGCACGCAATCACCGGGTATTGGGGCGGGGTGCTGCCCGGGATCAAAGAAATGGAGGAATACGGATCCCTGATGAAGTATCCGAATGTGTCCAAAGGAATTGTGGAGAATGAGCCAACATGGAAAACGGATGTAATGGCCGTACAAGGTTTGGGTCTAGTTGACCCCAAAAGCGTATACAAATTCTACAACGAATTGCACAGTTACTTGAGCTCTGCGGGTGTAGATGGGGTTAAGGTGGACGTGCAGTGCATACTCGAAACTCTCGGAGCCGGGGTGGGCGGTCGGGTGGAGCTCACCCGGCAGTACCACCAGGCCCTGGACGCGTCGGTGGCCCGGAATTTTCCAGACAATGGGATCATAGCGTGCATGAGCCACAATACTGATGCGCTCTACTGCTCCAAACAGACGGCCGTCGTGAGGGCGTCGGACGATTTCTACCCACATGACCCGGTGTCGCACACGATCCACATTGCGGCGGTTGCGTACAACAGCGTGTTTCTCGGAGAGTTTATGCTGCCCGATTGGGACATGTTCCACTCACTCCACCCGGCGGCTGAGTACCACGCGTCCGCCAGGGCCATCAGTGGTGGGCCCATCTATGTCAG TGATGCGCCTGGGAAGCACAACTTTGAGCTACTGAGGAAGCTGGTGTTGCCTGATGGGTCGGTGCTCCGAGCTCGATTGCCGGGAAGACCGACCCGGGACTGCTTGTTCTCAGATCCGGCCCGAGACGGGGTTAGCTTGTTGAAGATATGGAACATGAACAAGTACACAGGCGTGCTTGGTGTGTACAACTGCCAAGGAGCGGCGTGGAGCACCACAGAACGGAAGAACGCGTTCCACGAAACCAAGTCAGAAGCCATCACAGGTTTCATTCGCGGCCGCGACGTCCACCTCATCGCAGAGGCCGCCGTCGAAGCCGATTGGAGAGGTGACTGTGCCGTCTACAGTCACCGGACGGGAGATCTGGTGACGCTGCCTTACAATGCGTCCCTGCCCATCTCTCTCAGAGTGCTTGAACACGAGATTTTCACGGTGACCCCCATCAGGGTTTTGGGCTCTGGCATCAATTTCGCTCCCTTGGGACTGGTGGACATGTATAACGCAGGGGGGGCTATTGAAGGGTTGAGATATGAAGAGAATGGAACTAATGGTTTGGTTCGATTGGAGGTTAAGGGGTGTGGCAGGTTTGGCGCCTACTCTTCAGCTAAGCCCAGGAGGTGTTGCGTGGGTTGCAATGTGGTAAATTTTGACTACAATTCCTCATCTGGGTTGGTGCGCTTGAGCTTGGACCATTTGcctgaggaggaggagggtcAAAAGGTTCACGTCGTTGAGATAGAGTTATAA
- the LOC18769607 gene encoding zinc finger BED domain-containing protein DAYSLEEPER isoform X1: protein MQDFTPQDSMATPVEETMATPIEDKMATPVEEEMATPIQDKMATPDEDKMETPDEEKTLALTQYEDKTATPYENNEVAIPEAQPNKRRKKKSIVWEHFTIETVSAGCRRACCNQCKQSFAYSTGAKVAGTSHLKRHIAKGTCPALLRNQNNSQSSPYTPSPRGGSSSNPPKRRYRTPSTPQIMFDPDRCRHEIARMIIMHDYPLHMVEHPGFVAFVQNLQPRFNMVSFNTVQGDCVATYLMEKQSLTKFIEGIPGRVCLTLDMWTSSQSVGYVFITGHFIDADWKLHRRLLNVVMEPYPDSDTVLSHAVAVCLHDWSLESKLFSITYDRPLSEAALANLRPLIPIKNPHILNGQLLVGNCIARTLSSIATEVLAAGGDTVKKIRDSVKYVKTSESHEEKFLELKNHLQVPSERTLSLDDQTQWNTTYEMLVAASELKEVFSCLDTSDSDYKHSPSIEDWKQVDTLCTYLKLIFDAANILTTTSNPTAVTFFHEVWRIQTELVRTITSEDPFICSLTKVMQERIEKYWKNCSLALATAVVMDPRFKMKLVEFSFNKIYGEEAPTFIKIVDDGIHELFHEYLTLPLPLTPTYADDGTGGANVKTEDSQGGTLLTDNGLTDFDMYIMETTSQQMKSELDQYLDESLLPRVHEFDVLGWWKLNKMKYPTLSKMARDILSIPVSTVPSESVFDTIAKEMDQYRSSLRPETVEALICAKDWMQHGSAEAPNNALVRMEY from the coding sequence ATGCAGGATTTTACTCCTCAAGACAGCATGGCTACCCCTGTTGAAGAGACAATGGCCACACCTATTGAAGACAAAATGGCAACCCCTGTTGAAGAGGAAATGGCCACTCCTATTCAAGACAAGATGGCTACCCCTGATGAAGACAAGATGGAAACACCTGATGAAGAAAAGACGCTAGCCCTAACCCAATATGAAGACAAAACAGCAACTCCCTATGAAAACAATGAGGTGGCAATTCCAGAAGCACAGCCTAAcaagcgaaggaaaaagaagtcCATAGTCTGGGAGCATTTCACCATAGAAACTGTGAGTGCTGGATGTAGGAGGGCATGCTGCAACCAATGCAAGCAAAGTTTTGCATATAGTACGGGTGCAAAAGTAGCAGGTACCAGCCACCTCAAACGCCACATCGCCAAGGGGACTTGCCCTGCACTTCTCCGTAACCAGAACAATAGTCAGTCATCCCCATATACCCCATCTCCAAGGGGTGGTAGCTCTTCCAATCCACCTAAAAGGCGTTACCGAACTCCTAGCACACCCCAAATTATGTTTGATCCAGACCGATGCCGCCatgagattgcaaggatgatcaTCATGCATGACTACCcactgcatatggttgaacaTCCTGGTTTTGTAGCTTTTGTGCAGAATCTTCAGCCACGGTTCAACATGGTGAGCTTCAATACCGTTCAAGGAGATTGCGTTGCAACATACCTAATGGAAAAGCAAAGTCTTACCAAGTTTATTGAGGGCATACCTGGACGTGTTTGCCTTACATTGGACATGTGGACTTCCTCTCAAAGTGTGGGTTATGTGTTTATTACTGGGCACTTCATTGATGCTGACTGGAAGTTGCACAGGCGGCTGCTCAATGTTGTGATGGAACCATATCCCGACTCAGATACTGTGCTTAGTCACGCTGTTGCTGTTTGCCTTCATGATTGGAGTTTGGAAAGCAAGTTATTTTCAATCACTTATGATCGGCCATTGAGTGAGGCTGCTCTTGCAAATTTAAGGCCTCTTATCCCTATCAAGAACCCACACATCCTCAATGGTCAGTTATTGGTGGGAAATTGCATTGCCCGCACTTTGAGTAGCATTGCAACAGAAGTGTTAGCGGCAGGGGGAGATACAGTGAAAAAAATCCGGGACAGTGTCAAGTATGTGAAGACATCAGAGTCCCATGAGGAGAAATTTCTCGAGCTTAAGAATCATCTTCAAGTCCCAAGTGAAAGGACCCTATCTCTTGATGACCAAACTCAATGGAATACAACGTATGAGATGCTGGTGGCCGCTTCTGAATTAAAGGAAGTGTTTTCTTGCTTGGATACATCTGATTCTGATTACAAACATTCCCCGTCAATAGAAGATTGGAAGCAAGTTGATACTCTCTGCACATACTTGAAACTTATCTTTGATGCAGCCAACATCCTTACCACTACATCAAACCCAACTGCAGTTACCTTCTTCCATGAAGTGTGGAGGATTCAGACAGAGCTGGTTCGTACAATTACAAGTGAGGATCCCTTCATTTGCAGCCTAACTAAGGTAATGCAAGAAAGGATTGAAAAATACTGGAAGAATTGTAGCCTGGCTTTGGCAACAGCGGTAGTTATGGATCCCAGGTTCAAGATGAAGCTTGTCGAGTTCagtttcaacaaaatttacGGCGAAGAAGCTCCAACATTTATCAAGATTGTTGATGATGGAATTCATGAGCTCTTCCATGAATACTTGACACTGCCTCTGCCTCTCACACCAACTTATGCAGATGACGGAACTGGGGGAGCCAACGTCAAGACAGAGGATTCCCAAGGAGGAACTCTTCTTACGGACAATGGACTCACGGATTTTGATATGTACATCATGGAGACTACTAGCCAACAGATGAAGTCAGAGCTGGATCAGTATTTGGACGAGTCTCTGTTGCCTCGAGTCCATGAATTTGATGTGTTGGGCTGGTGGAAACTAAACAAGATGAAGTATCCGACACTTTCAAAGATGGCTCGTGATATTTTGTCAATTCCAGTATCCACAGTTCCTTCTGAGTCTGTTTTTGATACCATTGCCAAAGAGATGGATCAGTACAGGAGTTCTTTACGACCAGAGACAGTGGAAGCCCTTATATGCGCCAAGGATTGGATGCAGCATGGATCGGCAGAAGCTCCAAATAATGCACTAGTGAGAATGGAATATTAG
- the LOC18769607 gene encoding zinc finger BED domain-containing protein DAYSLEEPER isoform X2, protein MATPVEETMATPIEDKMATPVEEEMATPIQDKMATPDEDKMETPDEEKTLALTQYEDKTATPYENNEVAIPEAQPNKRRKKKSIVWEHFTIETVSAGCRRACCNQCKQSFAYSTGAKVAGTSHLKRHIAKGTCPALLRNQNNSQSSPYTPSPRGGSSSNPPKRRYRTPSTPQIMFDPDRCRHEIARMIIMHDYPLHMVEHPGFVAFVQNLQPRFNMVSFNTVQGDCVATYLMEKQSLTKFIEGIPGRVCLTLDMWTSSQSVGYVFITGHFIDADWKLHRRLLNVVMEPYPDSDTVLSHAVAVCLHDWSLESKLFSITYDRPLSEAALANLRPLIPIKNPHILNGQLLVGNCIARTLSSIATEVLAAGGDTVKKIRDSVKYVKTSESHEEKFLELKNHLQVPSERTLSLDDQTQWNTTYEMLVAASELKEVFSCLDTSDSDYKHSPSIEDWKQVDTLCTYLKLIFDAANILTTTSNPTAVTFFHEVWRIQTELVRTITSEDPFICSLTKVMQERIEKYWKNCSLALATAVVMDPRFKMKLVEFSFNKIYGEEAPTFIKIVDDGIHELFHEYLTLPLPLTPTYADDGTGGANVKTEDSQGGTLLTDNGLTDFDMYIMETTSQQMKSELDQYLDESLLPRVHEFDVLGWWKLNKMKYPTLSKMARDILSIPVSTVPSESVFDTIAKEMDQYRSSLRPETVEALICAKDWMQHGSAEAPNNALVRMEY, encoded by the coding sequence ATGGCTACCCCTGTTGAAGAGACAATGGCCACACCTATTGAAGACAAAATGGCAACCCCTGTTGAAGAGGAAATGGCCACTCCTATTCAAGACAAGATGGCTACCCCTGATGAAGACAAGATGGAAACACCTGATGAAGAAAAGACGCTAGCCCTAACCCAATATGAAGACAAAACAGCAACTCCCTATGAAAACAATGAGGTGGCAATTCCAGAAGCACAGCCTAAcaagcgaaggaaaaagaagtcCATAGTCTGGGAGCATTTCACCATAGAAACTGTGAGTGCTGGATGTAGGAGGGCATGCTGCAACCAATGCAAGCAAAGTTTTGCATATAGTACGGGTGCAAAAGTAGCAGGTACCAGCCACCTCAAACGCCACATCGCCAAGGGGACTTGCCCTGCACTTCTCCGTAACCAGAACAATAGTCAGTCATCCCCATATACCCCATCTCCAAGGGGTGGTAGCTCTTCCAATCCACCTAAAAGGCGTTACCGAACTCCTAGCACACCCCAAATTATGTTTGATCCAGACCGATGCCGCCatgagattgcaaggatgatcaTCATGCATGACTACCcactgcatatggttgaacaTCCTGGTTTTGTAGCTTTTGTGCAGAATCTTCAGCCACGGTTCAACATGGTGAGCTTCAATACCGTTCAAGGAGATTGCGTTGCAACATACCTAATGGAAAAGCAAAGTCTTACCAAGTTTATTGAGGGCATACCTGGACGTGTTTGCCTTACATTGGACATGTGGACTTCCTCTCAAAGTGTGGGTTATGTGTTTATTACTGGGCACTTCATTGATGCTGACTGGAAGTTGCACAGGCGGCTGCTCAATGTTGTGATGGAACCATATCCCGACTCAGATACTGTGCTTAGTCACGCTGTTGCTGTTTGCCTTCATGATTGGAGTTTGGAAAGCAAGTTATTTTCAATCACTTATGATCGGCCATTGAGTGAGGCTGCTCTTGCAAATTTAAGGCCTCTTATCCCTATCAAGAACCCACACATCCTCAATGGTCAGTTATTGGTGGGAAATTGCATTGCCCGCACTTTGAGTAGCATTGCAACAGAAGTGTTAGCGGCAGGGGGAGATACAGTGAAAAAAATCCGGGACAGTGTCAAGTATGTGAAGACATCAGAGTCCCATGAGGAGAAATTTCTCGAGCTTAAGAATCATCTTCAAGTCCCAAGTGAAAGGACCCTATCTCTTGATGACCAAACTCAATGGAATACAACGTATGAGATGCTGGTGGCCGCTTCTGAATTAAAGGAAGTGTTTTCTTGCTTGGATACATCTGATTCTGATTACAAACATTCCCCGTCAATAGAAGATTGGAAGCAAGTTGATACTCTCTGCACATACTTGAAACTTATCTTTGATGCAGCCAACATCCTTACCACTACATCAAACCCAACTGCAGTTACCTTCTTCCATGAAGTGTGGAGGATTCAGACAGAGCTGGTTCGTACAATTACAAGTGAGGATCCCTTCATTTGCAGCCTAACTAAGGTAATGCAAGAAAGGATTGAAAAATACTGGAAGAATTGTAGCCTGGCTTTGGCAACAGCGGTAGTTATGGATCCCAGGTTCAAGATGAAGCTTGTCGAGTTCagtttcaacaaaatttacGGCGAAGAAGCTCCAACATTTATCAAGATTGTTGATGATGGAATTCATGAGCTCTTCCATGAATACTTGACACTGCCTCTGCCTCTCACACCAACTTATGCAGATGACGGAACTGGGGGAGCCAACGTCAAGACAGAGGATTCCCAAGGAGGAACTCTTCTTACGGACAATGGACTCACGGATTTTGATATGTACATCATGGAGACTACTAGCCAACAGATGAAGTCAGAGCTGGATCAGTATTTGGACGAGTCTCTGTTGCCTCGAGTCCATGAATTTGATGTGTTGGGCTGGTGGAAACTAAACAAGATGAAGTATCCGACACTTTCAAAGATGGCTCGTGATATTTTGTCAATTCCAGTATCCACAGTTCCTTCTGAGTCTGTTTTTGATACCATTGCCAAAGAGATGGATCAGTACAGGAGTTCTTTACGACCAGAGACAGTGGAAGCCCTTATATGCGCCAAGGATTGGATGCAGCATGGATCGGCAGAAGCTCCAAATAATGCACTAGTGAGAATGGAATATTAG
- the LOC18770812 gene encoding probable galactinol--sucrose galactosyltransferase 6 isoform X1, with amino-acid sequence MVSNSCYSSLARIINTTPTFHLPTFNCSKHYSCALKFNLPNRSNNLLNRSTTSSGCGICRFYWNRAPSLLPFQRRENRTPYIKLYKEEEREMTIKPAVRISERKLIVKDRTILTGVPDNVVATSGSSSGPVEGVFLGAAFEGDNSRHVIPLGTFHDVRFLACFRFKLWWMAQKMGDQGRDIPLETQFLLVETKDGSHLESDDGDEENQIVYTVFLPLIQGSFRACLQGNAQDELELCLESGDADTKASSFSHSLFIHAGTDPFATITEAIRAVKVHLQTFRQRHEKKLPGIVDYFGWCTWDAFYQEVTQEGVEAGLESLAAGGTPPKFVIIDDGWQSVGGDEQQGLLRLTGIKENSKFQKKDDPTVGIKNIVNIAKQKHGLKYVYVWHAITGYWGGVLPGIKEMEEYGSLMKYPNVSKGIVENEPTWKTDVMAVQGLGLVDPKSVYKFYNELHSYLSSAGVDGVKVDVQCILETLGAGVGGRVELTRQYHQALDASVARNFPDNGIIACMSHNTDALYCSKQTAVVRASDDFYPHDPVSHTIHIAAVAYNSVFLGEFMLPDWDMFHSLHPAAEYHASARAISGGPIYVSDAPGKHNFELLRKLVLPDGSVLRARLPGRPTRDCLFSDPARDGVSLLKIWNMNKYTGVLGVYNCQGAAWSTTERKNAFHETKSEAITGFIRGRDVHLIAEAAVEADWRGDCAVYSHRTGDLVTLPYNASLPISLRVLEHEIFTVTPIRVLGSGINFAPLGLVDMYNAGGAIEGLRYEENGTNGLVRLEVKGCGRFGAYSSAKPRRCCVGCNVVNFDYNSSSGLVRLSLDHLPEEEEGQKVHVVEIEL; translated from the exons ATGGTGTCAAATTCGTGTTACAGTTCTCTAGCTCGTATTATAAATACTACCCCGACATTTCATTTACCCACGTTCAATTGTTCCAAGCATTATTCTTGTGCTCTCAAATTCAATCTCCCAAACCGATCAAACAACTTGCTGAATCGCTCTACCACTTCTTCTG GTTGTGGAATTTGCAGATTTTATTGGAATCGAGCACCTTCGTTATTGCCTTTTCAg agaagagagaaccGTACACCCTACATAAAGCTATacaaggaggaagaaagagagatgaCCATCAAACCGGCGGTTCGCATCTCGGAGCGGAAGCTGATAGTCAAGGACCGGACGATTCTGACGGGAGTACCGGACAATGTGGTCGCCACCTCCGGTTCGTCTTCCGGTCCTGTCGAGGGGGTCTTCCTCGGCGCGGCTTTCGAGGGGGACAACAGCAGGCACGTGATTCCCTTAGGAACTTTTCACGACGTCCGCTTCTTGGCGTGCTTCCGGTTCAAGTTATGGTGGATGGCCCAGAAAATGGGCGATCAAGGAAGAGATATCCCGCTCGAGACTCAATTCCTATTGGTGGAGACCAAGGACGGGTCCCACCTCGAATCCGACGACGGAGACGAAGAGAATCAGATCGTCTACACCGTGTTCCTCCCCCTTATCCAAGGCTCTTTCAGAGCTTGCTTGCAAGGCAACGCACAGGACGAGCTCGAGCTCTGTCTGGAGAGCGGCGACGCTGACACCAAAGCGTCGTCGTTTTCGCACTCGCTATTTATCCACGCCGGGACGGACCCGTTCGCTACAATTACTGAAGCAATCAGGGCCGTTAAAGTTCACTTGCAGACGTTTCGTCAACGGCACGAGAAGAAACTCCCCGGAATCGTTGACTATTTCGGATGGTGCACCTGGGACGCGTTTTACCAGGAGGTGACTCAGGAAGGCGTTGAGGCTGGGCTTGAGTCCTTAGCCGCCGGTGGCACCCCGCCGAAATTCGTTATCATCGACGACGGCTGGCAATCCGTTGGCGGCGACGAACAGCAGGGGTTGCTTAGGTTGACTGGGatcaaagaaaattcaaagtttcAAAAGAAGGACGATCCGACGGTGGGGATTAAGAACATTGTGAACATAGCGAAGCAAAAGCACGGGTTGAAGTACGTGTACGTGTGGCACGCAATCACCGGGTATTGGGGCGGGGTGCTGCCCGGGATCAAAGAAATGGAGGAATACGGATCCCTGATGAAGTATCCGAATGTGTCCAAAGGAATTGTGGAGAATGAGCCAACATGGAAAACGGATGTAATGGCCGTACAAGGTTTGGGTCTAGTTGACCCCAAAAGCGTATACAAATTCTACAACGAATTGCACAGTTACTTGAGCTCTGCGGGTGTAGATGGGGTTAAGGTGGACGTGCAGTGCATACTCGAAACTCTCGGAGCCGGGGTGGGCGGTCGGGTGGAGCTCACCCGGCAGTACCACCAGGCCCTGGACGCGTCGGTGGCCCGGAATTTTCCAGACAATGGGATCATAGCGTGCATGAGCCACAATACTGATGCGCTCTACTGCTCCAAACAGACGGCCGTCGTGAGGGCGTCGGACGATTTCTACCCACATGACCCGGTGTCGCACACGATCCACATTGCGGCGGTTGCGTACAACAGCGTGTTTCTCGGAGAGTTTATGCTGCCCGATTGGGACATGTTCCACTCACTCCACCCGGCGGCTGAGTACCACGCGTCCGCCAGGGCCATCAGTGGTGGGCCCATCTATGTCAG TGATGCGCCTGGGAAGCACAACTTTGAGCTACTGAGGAAGCTGGTGTTGCCTGATGGGTCGGTGCTCCGAGCTCGATTGCCGGGAAGACCGACCCGGGACTGCTTGTTCTCAGATCCGGCCCGAGACGGGGTTAGCTTGTTGAAGATATGGAACATGAACAAGTACACAGGCGTGCTTGGTGTGTACAACTGCCAAGGAGCGGCGTGGAGCACCACAGAACGGAAGAACGCGTTCCACGAAACCAAGTCAGAAGCCATCACAGGTTTCATTCGCGGCCGCGACGTCCACCTCATCGCAGAGGCCGCCGTCGAAGCCGATTGGAGAGGTGACTGTGCCGTCTACAGTCACCGGACGGGAGATCTGGTGACGCTGCCTTACAATGCGTCCCTGCCCATCTCTCTCAGAGTGCTTGAACACGAGATTTTCACGGTGACCCCCATCAGGGTTTTGGGCTCTGGCATCAATTTCGCTCCCTTGGGACTGGTGGACATGTATAACGCAGGGGGGGCTATTGAAGGGTTGAGATATGAAGAGAATGGAACTAATGGTTTGGTTCGATTGGAGGTTAAGGGGTGTGGCAGGTTTGGCGCCTACTCTTCAGCTAAGCCCAGGAGGTGTTGCGTGGGTTGCAATGTGGTAAATTTTGACTACAATTCCTCATCTGGGTTGGTGCGCTTGAGCTTGGACCATTTGcctgaggaggaggagggtcAAAAGGTTCACGTCGTTGAGATAGAGTTATAA